In Sulfurovum xiamenensis, the genomic window CCCTCTTCAAAACATACGATCGAGATCATTGAACTGATTAAAAAAGAGCAGCCGTGCTGTATTTTGCATGATGTCTATCACTCAACAAAAACCGCTGATTTTATCAGCCAAAAAACGGGTATCAAGATCATACTTATGCCGCATGATATAGAGGCACTTGAAGATATTGATAACCTGAGCGCCCTTTTTGACTATCTTACGAGTGCGATCAAATGATAGATATTTTACTTATTCCGATTGCTCTGGTTGTGGTGCTTGTGATGCTTCACGCTTACTTTGGTATAGAGATCCTAAAACGGGGGATCATCTTTACTGACCTTGCTATCGCTCAGTTCGCAGCGCTAGGATCATCGATCAGCCTTGGGTATTTTCATGAGGAGTATTTTTACCCTCTGACCCTGAGCTTTGCATTGCTGTGTGCTTTTTTGATCGCTTTCGCTTCGACGAGGAAACTTCATCTGGAAGCCTTTATAGGGATCCTTTATATCTTGGGTGCGAGTGGGATCATGATGGTGCTTTCACACTCCTCCGAAGGTATGGAGCATTTCAAATCGCTTCTTGCAAGCGATATACTTTTCACGCCCCTTCATGATGTGTTGCAAAGTACAATTATCTATGCTTTCATCGCCATGGCACTTTACTTTGTCTATCCGAAATTAAACGGTTTTTTCAGAGAACTCTTTTTCTTTTCGCTTCTTGCGATCACGGTTACTTCTTCCGTTTCACTTGCAGGTGTTTTCGTCGTCTTTGTACTTTTGATCGCACCACCTTTTGTTTCGATGTCTCTCAATGCAAAAAGACCATTGCTTGTCAGTTTCCTTTTTGGATGGTTTTTTAGTATCGGAGCCATTGTTATCTCTTATTTCTATGACTTACCTACAGGTTACAGCATTGTCTTTATGGGTGCGCTTCTTACTGTGGCCATCGTCATGATGGCATCCAGGAGTGAAAAGAAAAAATGATCAATCTGATCATTTTTTTGAGCGATTAGACATTTATTTCGCTACAATACATAAAAATAAACATAGGGAACAGACAATGACACCAGCAGAAAAACTCAAAAACCTATTAGAACTTGAGATCATTCCGGATCTGGAAGTCGCTATTGACGAACTTTTTGCAGCCATAGACAAAGCAAAATCTGCTTCTAAGGAACAAAAAGAAGATCTCGAAGAGATGAGAGAGATGCGAACAGAATGTTTTGCTATCATAGAAGAGCTTGGTCGTAATGAACTTGAAGAAGAAGAGATAGAAGAGCTCCTGGCTGAACTGGTCGATATGAAGACGGAAGAATAGGCAATCATTACCTTTTTCAAAAGGAACGGAGATCGGCTTGTAGCCAGAAAATGATAAAAATCGCATTTCTCTATTGACATTTTAATATTAATTGATATAATATCACCACTTTTCTAAGAATTTAAAATATAAGGAAGAAAAAATGAAAAAAGTTTCACTATCAATCGTTGCCCTGTTGGCAATGAATACATTCGCATTTGCAGGTGGGGATTTCACTACTCCGGTAGAACCGCAAGTCACTATACCAGAAGTTGATGAATCAACGGGATCTTTTTATGTAGGTGCAGGGTATACATATATAAATTTAGATGCTTCAGGGAACTTCGGTGAGCACGACGGTGATGCAACACTTTTACTGGCAGGTTACAACTTCAACCCATATATCGGTGTAGAGGCTAGATATGCCGGTTTAACGGACTGTCTTGAAAATACTGCGATCTATGTGAAGCCAATGTACCCGATCGGTGATGCTAAAGTATACGCATTACTTGGATACGGAGAAACTACATTTGACAAGGGTCCTTCATTTTCAGAAAGTGGTTTCCAATGGGGCCTAGGTGCAAACTATGCAGTGACTGAAAATATCGGTGTCTTTGCAGACTATACAAACCTGTATGATGATACAGGATTTGATAATGTTGCCGTGAGAGAAGATGTTACTGTTGATACTATCAACGTAGGTGTAACGTATACTTTCTAAGTAGCTAGATATCCGTCGGTGGGTCAGATCTTTTCTGACACACTAAAGGGTACATTCTAAAACTATTTTTAATTCTTTTATATATCTTTTCCTTCTTACTATATTACCTATTTAATTAAGCTTATTTTTATCATTTTTACACTATAGTACGGCTTCAACCTCTCGGGGAGCTTTGATCATTTATGGGAACATATCTGATGCATAGCTGAGATAGCAATTGCTTGACCCGTCGAACTTGAACTGGACAATACCAGCGTAAGGAAGAGACTTGTATCTAATTATTAACTATAAATATTATGCATAAAGAGCTTTTTTATTTATAACTTCATTAATTTCTACACCTCTTCCCTAAATATAACATTTTAAGGGAATATTATGACAAAAGCATACAAAGACACATTAACAACATCCAATGAACTTTTAACCAGAGACCCATTTCCTGCGTCTAAAAAAGTGTATCTCAAGGGTGAAATACATAAAGATATAAGAGTACCAGTACGTGAGATCACTTTGGGTGATGAATCAAAACTCAGAGTTTACGATACATCTGGTCCCTATACAGACCCAACTGTAGATATTGATGTAGGTCAGGGTATTCCTGCGATCCGTAAAGAGTGGATCTTAGCGCGTGGTGATGTAGAAGAGTATGAGGGACGCATTATGGCGCCTGAAGACAATGGTTACAACACAGATGAACAACTTGAGTTCGTCACAGCAGGTGCAAAAGGACTTGTACGTACACCACTTCGTGCTAAAAAAGGGAAAAATGTTTCTCAGCTTTGGTATGCAAGACAGGGGATCATTACGCCTGAGATGGAGTTCATTGCAATTCGTGAAAACCAAGATAGAGCGATGAACGAAGCGTATCTTCAAGACGAAGAGAGAGAAGCAAGACTGAAGGGTGAAAATTTCGGTGCGAACCTGCCAGAGGTGATCACACCGGAATTTGTACGTCAGGAAGTTGCTGCGGGTCGTGCAGTTATCCCATGTAACATTAACCACCCGGAAGTTGAGCCGATGATCATCGGGCGTAATTTCCTTGTAAAAGTAAATGCAAACATCGGTAACTCAGCAACGACATCAAGTATCGCTGAAGAGGTAGAGAAGATGGTATGGTCAACACGCTGGGGTGGAGATACAGTGATGGATCTCTCAACAGGTAAAAACATTCACACGACACGTGACTGGATCCTCCGTAACTCTCCAGTGCCTATCGGGACAGTACCTATCTATCAGGCACTTGAAAAAGTAAATGGTATCGCTGAGGATCTTACGTGGGAAGTATTCCGTGATACGCTTATCGAGCAGGCAGAACAAGGGGTAGACTACTTTACAATTCATGCTGGACTTTTACTGCACCATGTACCAATGACAACAAAACGTGTGACGGGTATTGTTTCTCGTGGTGGAGCGATCATGGCAAAATGGATGATACATCACCACCAAGAGAACTTTTTGAACACGCACTTTGAAGAGATCTGTGAAATTATGAAAACGTATGATGTCACATTCTCACTTGGTGATGGTCTGCGTCCGGGAAGTACAGCCGATGCAAATGATGAAGCACAGTTCGCTGAACTTAAAGAGTTAGGGCGTTTGACACAAATTGCATGGAAACATGATGTACAAACGATCATCGAAGGTCCAGGGCACGTGCCAATGCACATGATCAAAGAGAACATGGATAAGCAGCTTGAGTGGTGTCATGAAGCGCCATTCTATACACTTGGGCCGTTAACAACAGATATCGCGCCAGGGTATGACCACTTCACATCAGGGATCGGTGCAGCAATGATCGGTTGGTACGGATGTGCGATGCTTTGTTATGTAACACCTAAAGAGCACTTGGGACTTCCAGACAGAGAAGATGTAAAAGAGGGACTTATCACTTATAAGATCGCTGCACATGCTGCAGATGTAGCTAAAGGACACCCTGGAGCACGTGCTAGAGACGATGCGATGAGTAAAGCAAGATTCGAGTTTAGATGGGTAGACCAGTTCAATATCGGTCTTGATCCTGAGCGTGCAAGAGACTACCATGATGAAACACTTCCAATGGAAGCAGCTAAAGTGGCTCACTTCTGTTCTATGTGTGGACCAAAGTTCTGTTCTATGAAAATTTCTGCAGATGTACGTGAATATGCAGATTCACTGGGAACAGATGTAGAGAGTGCAAAACAACAGGGAATGAATGAAATGTCCATGAAATTTAAAGAGATGGGTTCAGAAGTCTATGTTGAAGCAGCTAAGATAGAAGAAAAGTAAAAACATGAATATAGGTATTGCAGGTGCTGGTTTAGTAGGTAGAGTGCTGGCACTTAACCTACTACAACGTGGCCACACAGTAAAACTTTTTGATGAAGACACAGCCTATGGCGATAAGGCAGCAGGTATCACTGCTGCGGGTATGCTCGCTGTCTTTGCAGAATTGGAAAGTGCAGAGTCTGTTATTTTTGATCATGGAAATCGCTCTATTGCACTTTGGCCTGCTCTGTTGGAACAGATCGGTATTGCAGATGCGTATCAGCAGGAAGGCAGTATCATCACTGCACATCCTCAAGATTATAATGAGCTGGATCATTTTATCGATACATTAAAGTCAAAAGTAGAGAAAGCATCGGAAATCAAGCTTCTGGACAGACAGGCATTGACACAGCTTGAACCAGATCTGGAACAACATGCTAAAGCGTTCTTTATACCACATGAAGGGCAGGTGGATGCACAGCGTTTTATGAAAGCATCAAGTGATTATCTGCTTGCACACCCAGATGTTACGTGGCATGAAGAGACGAAAGTGACTCACATCTCAGAGGGTACGATTACAGTTGGGGATGAGAGTAAAACATTTGATTGGGTATTTGATTCACGAGGACTGGGTGCCCAGGATGACATCAGTGATCTACGTGGTGTACGCGGAGAGGTGTTTTGGCTGGATGCACCTGAGGTAAATATAAGCAGACCTACACGTATGTTACACCCACGCTATAAGATCTATATCGTTCCACGACCTAATCATAGGTATGTTATCGGTGCAACAGAGATAGAGAGTGAAGATAAAAGCCCAATGTCTGTACGTTCTAGTCTGGAACTGCTCTCAGCAGTCTACAGTATGCACTCAGGGTTTGCGGAAGCACGTATCGTCAATATGCTGACAAATTGTCGTCCGGCACTCAGAGATAATTTGCCAAAGATCGAGCATGCTTCAAAGATGACACGCATTAACGGTTTGTACAGACATGGCTATCTATTGGCACCTGCAGTTGTGGAAGAAGCATTAAATGGAGGGGTATATCAATGATAAAAGTATCAGTGAACGGTGAAGTAAAAGAGCTTGAAAACAATTTAAATGTAAGTCAGATGATAGAAGCACTTGAATATAAAGTCAAAGGTTTTGCTGTCGCTGTCAATACGACGTTTGTTCCCATTGCCAAATATGATGAAACAATGATAAAAGAGGGAGATACCATAGATATTTTGGCTCCCGTACAAGGTGGATGAAATGACTAAACAGTTGGAAACCAACAATACATGGCAGATAGGCGGGAAAACATTAAACAGTAGACTGCTCATAGGTTCTGCACTCTATCCGAGTCCGGCAAATATGGAAGATGCAATTAGGATTTCAGGTGCTCAGATCGTCACAGTTTCGTTGAGACGTCAAGCAGCCGGTGAGGGAAATGGTAACCCGTTTTGGGATATCATAAAATCTTTAGGCATAGAAGTTCTACCCAATACAGCAGGTTCACACTCTGCCAAAGAGGCTATTACCACAGCACAGATGGCCAGAGAGGTATTTGGTACGAATTGGGTAAAACTTGAAGTCATAGGGGATCAGTACAATTTGCAACCAGACCCGTTTGAAACAGTAAAAGCTGCTGAGGTGCTTATAAAAGAAGGGTTCGAAGTATTCCCTTATACCACAGATGATCTGGTGGTTGCAAAGCGTTTGGCAGATGTGGGCTGTAAGATCATTATGCCATGGGGCTCTATGATAGGTTCTGGAAAAGGACTGATGAACCCGGACAATCTTATCGCTATTCGTAAGCAGTTTCCGGACCTACAGCTGATCGTTGATGCAGGTATAGGTAAACCATCTCATGCAACCCAGGCAATGGAACTTGGTTATGATGGAGTACTACTGAACTCAGCCATAGCCTTAGCACAGGATCCTGTAAAAATGGCAGATGCTTTTAGACTGGCTGTCGAGGCAGGCCGTCTGGGGTACGAAGCAGGGGTAATGAAAGAGCGTGAATTTGCTTCACCTTCCACACCTACTGTCGGTACACCTTTTTGGCATCAGTTTAATTAATATACGATTTCTCTACGCTGATTTAAGCATTATAATAGCTTATTTCTTGTATAAGTAGTCATCAATCTCTCGGGGTGCTAGGTCTTGTAAGATCTAAGCTGAGATAGCTCAAAAGCTTGACCCGTTGAACTTGAACTGGATAATACCAGCGTAGGGAAGAGAATCGTATATAAACGTCTTCGATACATCATGTATCATTTTTTATCTACTTTTTCTCCCTTTTTTCATATACATATTTTAAGGGGAATACAATGAAAACAAAAATTTTAACTGGTTCAATGATCGCAGCTTATGCATTATTGAACATACCTGCATTTGCAGAAGAGGTAACACTTGATCCAATTGTTGTTAGTGCTGATTTTAGGGAAGCAAAGCTATCAGAAACAGCTAATAGTGTATCTGTCATAGGAGAAGAGGAGATCTATGATAAATCATCTTCCGCTTTTGAAGAAGTAATTGGTAAAACACCAAATGTTAATTTTGCAAGCGGTGCATCAAGAGCACACTATATACAGATCCGTGGTATAGGAGAAAGAAGTCAGTTTTCAACTCCTGTGAATCCATCTGTTGGTCTGAATATTGATGGAATAGAATTTAGTCAAAGTGCTTTGGCTGTAACACTTTTTGATGTCAATCAAATAGAAGTTTTACGTGGGCCACAGGGAACAACATTTGGAGCAACCGGTATGGCGGGGGTTGTTAATATTCAAAGTAACGAACCAACAAAAGAGACTGAAGGTCATATAGAAGCTACTGTAGGTAATTATAATACAAAAGCATTGGGTGCAGCTATAGGTGGTACGCTTATCGAAGATACGCTACTGGGTAGATTTTCAATCTATAAAAATACCAGTGATGGCTTTATGAAAAATTGGCATATAGACAGTGAAGGTAATGAAATTAGTCAAGATGATACCAATAACATAGATGAATTAACAGCAAAAGCAAAGTTACGTTGGTTTGCCTCTGATAATCATACGATAGACCTGAACTATATGCATATTGATGTTGACAACGGTTACGATGCTTTTAGTCTTGATAATACAAGAACAACACATTCAGATGAACAAGGAAAAGATACACAAAAAACAGATGCTTTTTCTTTAATATCAACCTATCAAGTGAATCCAAAAATGCATTTAGTGTCTAAAGTCAGTCACAGTAACTCAGATCTTGAATATAGTTATGATGAAGATTGGTCGTATGTTGGAGAATTTTCTGATACTCTTGGCCCATATAGCTATTTTGACCAGTATTTGAGAGATCGTGAGCAAACAGATATGGATGTTAGATTGGTCTCAGATGAAGAGGGTCGTATCTTTAATAATTCTACTGATTGGACAATGGGAGTATATCTTAAAAACTATTCAGAAGATTTGACAAGAAACCGTAGAAAAGAAGATGTCTATGTTCTATTTACAAATGACTATTCAACAAAAAATAGGGCAATTTATGGCCAGTTAGATAGTACTTTAACACCAAAGTTAACACTAACAACAGGTTTTAGGGCAGAAAAATGGGAAGTAAGTTATTCTGATTCAGATAATTCAAATATCCATACTGATGAAAATTTATTTGGTGGGAAAATAGGGTTACAATATCAACATGACAATAGTCACTTATATTATGTCAGTTTATCTAAAGGATATAAACCTGGTGGTGTCAATGCAGATAATAATGTACCTTCTCCTGAATATAAAGAATATCAGACTGAAAGTTTATGGAATATTGATGCTGGAGTAAATGCTAATTATTTTGAGAATACATTGATCAGTAGACTTAATCTTTTTTATGGAAAAAGAAAAGATCAGCAAGTTAAAATATATGATGCATATGCGCTACAAGAATGGAGTGATTATTTGACTAATGCGGCAGAAGGTCACTACTATGGATTGGAAGCTGAACTTGATTATTATCCTAATGATACTGTACATTTCTATGGTAGCCTTGGTTTGTTAAAGTCAAAGTTTGATGACTATGCAGAATATGATGCCCAGGGTAACCTGGTACCTTCATTTTTAGAAGGTAGAGCACCAGCACATGCACCTGAGTATCAATATAATATAGGGGTAGATTATAGATTTGTTGAGAATTGGACATTTAAAGCCAATGCAGAAGGTAAGGGTAGTTATTATTTCTCAAATACACATAATGAGAAATCGACAGCATACACACTCTTTAACAGTAGTTTAGAGTATACCTATGATAACTGGACAGCAACTGTATGGGTAAGAAATTTAACGGATGAAGATTATTATGTAAGAGGATTTTATTGGTATCAGGATCCTGCTATCGGGTATGCAGAATCTCGTTATACACAGTTTGGTGCACCAAGAACAGTTGGTTTTACAGTAGCATATGATTTTTAATCTGTGTTATAATATATGATGTTTAACCCCATCAGAACTTTATTTTTAATACTACTTTTTAGTATCGCTTCATTCGCAAGTGATACTAGACCCACACTCACTATCTATACCTATGACGCTTTTGCTGTCTCCTGGGGTCCAGGACCTAAGATAAAAGAAGCATTTGAGAAAGAATATGACTGCAATGTAAAGTTTGTAGGTCTGTCCAGTTCTATAGGTGCGTTACGAAAGATACAGCTTGAAGGTAAAAACACCAAAGCAGATATTTTACTTGGTCTGGATACCAATATAGCACAAGCTGCCAACAAAACGGGACTGTTTGCCAAACATGATCTGAATACTTCAAATTTAGATTTGCCTGTCCCATATACTGATGAGTATTTTGTACCGTATGATTACAGTTATGTCGCTTTTGTCTACAATGAAAATAAGGTGAAAAATCCTCCAACATCCTTTGAAGCACTTGCTGCTATGCCCGAAGATTTTAAGATCGTGATTCAGGATCCCCGTTCATCCACACCTGGGCTTAGTTTGCTTTTATGGGTTAAAGAAATCTATAAAGAGAAAGCAGGAGAGTATTGGAAAAGACTTTCGCCTCATATATTGACCATTACGAAAGGCTGGTCCGAGTCTTATGGTCTGTTTCTAAAAGGTGAGGCAGATATGGTATTATCTTATACGACTTCACCCGCCTATCACATTATAGAAGAGAACAGAACAAACTTTAAAAGTGCACGTTTCAATGAGGGACATTACGGACAGATAGAAGTGGCTGCGATGCTCAACTCTTCCAAACATAAAGATCTGGCGAAAAAGTTTTTACAATTTATGCATAGTGAAACCTTTGCAGAGATCATCCCTACAGCAAATTGGGCTTATCCTGTTGTCAAAACAAAAGAGGGTTTACCTAAGGTATTTGAGACACTGACGCAGCCATCCAAAATGATCTTACTGGATGGTAAAACAGTTGAAGCCCATAGAAAAGAAATTATCAATGAATGGCTGAGAGCATTGGAAAGATAAAGATGTTACAAGATGTAAAAAGACTGAAAAATTCATTACTGCCAGGAGGGTTCGTCTCTCTTTTATTGCTAGGGTTTGCTTTTGTACTGTTTTTTACACTATTCCTCTCACAAGACGATGCCTCTGTAGCACAACTTGACAGTAGAGTCTTTTCACTTCTGAAGTTTACGCTCTATCAAGCTTTTTTATCGACACTTTTATCTCTATTGGTAGGTTTGGCTTTAGCCTGGAGCCTGGCTCACCAGTCAAACTTTAAAGGACGTTCTCTACTGGTGGCACTTTTCTCCTCCTCTTTGGTCCTTCCGACACTGATTGTTGTCTTTGGACTCATATCTGTACTCGGACGTAATGGATGGGTAAACCAATTAAGCCTCTATCTTTTTGATCACTCTTTTGGTTCTTACCTGTATGGATTAACAGGTATCCTGGTAGCACATGTCTATCTGAATGCTTCATTTGCTTCACGGTCTTTGCTGCATGTGTTTGAATCTATTCCCAAAGAGAAATACAAACTTGCAAAAAGTTTGAACTTTACAGCGTTTCAACGGTTTATCTATGTAGAGTGGCCGGCTTTAAGGACGACACTTTTAAGCATTGCATCAACCATATTTCTTTTGTGTTTTACTTCCTTTGCCATCGTACTTGTACTGGGTGGTTCACCTGCTTATAATACTTTGGAAGTGGCTATCTATGAGGCAGTGAAACTTGAATTTGATATTGCTATGGCTTTAAAACTTGCATTGATACAACTTGTAATGACGACGTTGCTGGTACTCTTTTCATCGAACTTCAGAACCAGTGTTGGCAATGTAAGAACAAGTGCACTCTATATTCCCTGGTCTGAGACAAAATATGTCAAACGATTTCAGGTAGCTATTATTGGTCTGTTTTCTCTGTTTTTTATCTTACCGCTACTTGCTATCATCGTTGATGGATTAGGTGCAGAATTTACAAGAATACTCACAGAACCTCTTTTTATCAAATCTTTTTTCACGAGTATCGGACTCGCAACAGTTTCAAGTATATTGACGGTACTATTCGCTATTTTTTTAAGTGATACAAAAAGAAATTTTATCCTGGGACATCGTTTACCAAGTAACACATTTTCAAAAGTTTTGAATACTATCGTTTCCTTTTCCGGAAACCTCTATCTTGCTGTGCCTTCATTGATCATGGGTCTGGGATTTTTTCTTCTGTCCCAAACCTATGAAGCCCCGATAGCAGTATGGTCAACCATCGCACTTCTCACCGCAAACGTACTGATGTCATTACCGTTTGCCTTGGCCATTTTAGCTCCTGTGATGCAAAAGACCGGTCAAAGATATGACAAACTTGTCTTTTCGTTGAACTTGAGTTCATTGCAAAGGTGGGTGTATTGTGAATACCCCTACTTGAAGTCATCTATCGGTTATGTTTTTGCCTTGTCTTTTTGTTTTTCACTGGGAGATTTGGGTATCATTGCATTGTTTGGATCGGACGACTTTTTAACCTTGCCCTGGTATTTGTATCAGCTCATGGGATCGTACCGAACAAGTGATGCTGCTGGAGTCGCTTTGATACTCTTGGCCATCACATTATGTGTATTTATTTTATTACCACGACTGTTTAGGAGTAGCGTTGCTAAAGATAATTGATGTAAAGTACCAGCATAAAAATGCAGAAGATATGTATACATATACGATGGTGGTCAAACCTAAAGAGATCGTAGCGATAGTTGGTCAAAGTGGAAGTGGGAAATCCACACTTCTTGATCTTCTCGCAGGTTTCTTACCTGCAACAAGTGGTAGTATCAAGTTAGATGAGGATGAGTTGATAGATGAGACGGTTGAAGCACGGCCTATCAGCATTTTATTTCAAAATCATAACCTCTTTGAACACCTATCGGTACAAAAGAATATACTTCTAGGCATAAGTAAAACACTGAAAAGCACACATGAAGAGTTGAAAAAAGTAAAAACCATACTCAAAGAAGTAGGTCTTGAAAAATATGAACATACTATCGTTTCATCTCTTTCAGGTGGACAACAGCAGCGTGTTGCACTTGCACGGGTATTGTTACGCCGTGAGCCTATATTGCTTCTGGATGAACCCTTTACAGGATTGGATGCCGATACAAGAATGCAGATGCTTGATCTGCTCAAAAAGATCACAGTTGAAAATAACCTGCATACCATTATGATCACACATGAGATAGAAGATAGTGAACGTATTGCTAACAGGGTGTATAAAGTAGAGAATCAAAAGCTTGTGGAACAATGATAGATCAACTGAAACAATACGCACTTTTTGAAAACAAAGAAATCGACTCATATCAGCTTTTGGAAAAGCAGGGCTACAACAATGAAAACTATCTGATCCATAGCGAAGAAAAAAAATATATTTTACGAAAGTTCATTCGAACAGATGTAGACAGAAAATTTGAATTTGAAGTACAAAAATTGGCATTTGAAAAAGGTGTGGCATCAGAGCCTTTACTTCTGGATGAAGAGAATGCATTGGTACTCTCAGCATATGTAGAGGGCAGACATAAAGAGAGTCTAGAAAAAAATGATCTGTTTCAGTTTGCAGAAGTGTTGAAAAAAGTTCATACTTTAACAATAGAAAAGGAACCTCTACTGTTAGAACCACTGCTTCAGACAAAATCAAAAGCAGTAAAGGATGCATTTGAAACTCTAAAAGATTTTCCCTCTGAATGGGTATTGTGTCACAATGACCTCAATCCTCGTAATGTACTCTTTGCAGAAACGATCCAGTTGATAGACTGGGAAGATGCAGCGATAAACGACAAGTATTTTGATCTGGCATCGGTATGTGTTGAATTCAACCTGGATCAAGAAAACGAAGCCTATTTTTTAAGACGTTATTTCACCGAAGAAAATGAAATCAATGTGCAAAAGCTCAAGGCGTATAAGATCATCTACAAAGCCTTATGTACACAATGGTTTGAGAATTTAGAACGTCAAAGACCAGTTTAGCAGTCTCATCCTCCGCATGCTGACTGACCTGTCGCAAAAAATCGGGCAGTTACGGTATCCATCGTTGAGATATGATTGTGAAGCCAGGCTGGTAATGTCTCTATAAAATAGATCTTAAGTACCTTGATATCTCTATACTGCTGCCAGTGGGTAAACAGATCGCGCATCTCTTGAAGTGCCCTGTCATGTTCCCCTTTATGTGCAAGGTAAGGAGGGAAATGCATCTCCTGCATTTTAATCTCTTCATTTTGAAAATGAATAACCGTGTGATCTATCCATTGAGTATAGAGATTATCTATAGCGGCAGCACTCTTTTCACTTCCGTCATAGGCAAGTATATGTTTAAAAATAGCGTTGATGAGATCAATATCTTCTTTATGGACCTCATTCATAAAGTCCATTGCTACTTGTGGTATCTCATCATACTCTATAAGCATAGGTTTCCTATTCCACTGTCACAGATTTAGCCAGGTTCCTAGGCATATCTACATCATTTCCAAGTCTTACAGAAATTTCCAATGCAAGCAGTTGTGTCACCACCATCATTTCAAAAAATTCTAACATCGGATGCGCATCGTAGGTTGTTTGTATGAAGTCATCTGCGAGATCAAAAGGTATTGGAGAGATGGCACAGATCGTTGCATCTCTGGCACTGAGCTCTTCAACATTTGATTTGATCTTATCATAGTGCATCGTTTTTGGCATCAGTGCAATGGTGAAAAGTTCACTGTCCGCCAGTGCGATAGGCCCATGCTTCATCTCACCTGCAGGATATCCTTCAGCATGTCTATAACTTATCTCTTTGAGTTTCAATGCACCTTCTAGTGCAAGAGGGTAGAATATATCTCGACCTATGAAGAAGAAACCGTGTCCATGCAAATAACGTTTGGAGAGTCTATTGAGTTTGGTATGCAAGGTATCAGTGACGATCAATGCTTTTGGGGTCTGCAGCATCGCAGTGATCTCATTCTTAAGTGTCTCTTTTGAAATGGTGCTTTTTTCTTGACCTGCATATAGTGCCAGCATCCACAGTACCATGGTCTGTGTTGCAAATGCTTTGGTACTTGCCACCCCTTTTTCTATACCGGCCCTTGTGAGGATGGCAGTGTCACTTTCACGAACGATAGAAGAGTTATCCACGTTACAGATACTC contains:
- a CDS encoding hemerythrin family protein; protein product: MLIEYDEIPQVAMDFMNEVHKEDIDLINAIFKHILAYDGSEKSAAAIDNLYTQWIDHTVIHFQNEEIKMQEMHFPPYLAHKGEHDRALQEMRDLFTHWQQYRDIKVLKIYFIETLPAWLHNHISTMDTVTARFFATGQSACGG